One part of the Ochrobactrum quorumnocens genome encodes these proteins:
- a CDS encoding aspartate ammonia-lyase, with translation MVGTRVEHDLLGAKEVPADAYWGVHTARAVDNFQITGVSIGRYPYLVRGLTFVKEAAALANHELGLLSRQHFDAIVSACREIRDGALHDQFVVDVIQGGAGTSTNMNANEVIANRALELLGYEKGDYAHLHPNDHVNLSQSTNDAYPTAINVGLIEAIDELADAMEILQASFERKARAFDKMLKVGRTQLQDAVPMTLGQEFRTFAVMLGEDRLRLLESAKLLHEINLGATAIGTGLNAPKGYAALACEHLSDLTGRPLVTASDLIEATQDPGAFVHLSGVLKRVAVKLSKTCNDLRLLSSGPRAGIGEINLPAVQAGSSIMPGKVNPVIPEVVNQVAFAVIGSDITITMAAEGGQLQLNAFEPIIVRSLSESISHLGAACRLLAERCVDGITANPEIMARRVEESIGLATALNPLIGYYAATKVAQEALATGQTVPEVVLAQGHMTADELQQALKPEHLANLVVET, from the coding sequence GTGGTCGGGACGCGCGTTGAACATGATCTGCTCGGTGCAAAGGAGGTGCCCGCAGATGCTTACTGGGGCGTCCATACGGCGCGAGCAGTGGATAATTTTCAGATCACAGGTGTAAGCATCGGGCGTTATCCTTATCTGGTCCGTGGCCTGACTTTCGTGAAAGAAGCGGCAGCGCTCGCCAATCACGAGCTGGGCCTTTTGAGCCGCCAGCATTTCGATGCAATTGTCAGTGCCTGCCGCGAAATTCGTGACGGCGCGTTGCATGATCAGTTTGTCGTTGATGTCATTCAGGGCGGTGCGGGCACATCCACCAACATGAATGCCAACGAGGTGATTGCCAATCGTGCGCTGGAATTGCTGGGGTATGAGAAGGGCGATTACGCGCATCTGCATCCAAACGATCACGTCAATCTCAGCCAGTCGACAAATGATGCCTATCCGACCGCCATCAATGTCGGGTTGATCGAAGCGATTGACGAATTGGCTGATGCCATGGAAATTCTTCAGGCTTCGTTTGAGCGCAAGGCGCGCGCGTTTGACAAGATGCTGAAGGTCGGGCGCACGCAGCTTCAGGATGCTGTTCCGATGACGCTCGGTCAAGAGTTCCGTACCTTCGCGGTGATGCTCGGCGAGGATCGCTTGCGGCTTCTGGAATCGGCCAAGCTTCTGCACGAGATCAATCTTGGTGCCACGGCAATCGGCACCGGGCTTAACGCGCCGAAAGGCTATGCTGCGCTTGCCTGTGAGCATCTTTCGGATCTGACCGGCCGTCCGCTGGTCACGGCCAGCGATCTTATTGAAGCAACCCAGGACCCCGGCGCTTTCGTGCATCTTTCGGGTGTTTTGAAGCGCGTTGCAGTCAAGCTTTCCAAGACCTGTAATGATTTGCGGCTATTGTCCTCTGGTCCGCGTGCTGGCATTGGCGAAATCAACTTGCCAGCCGTTCAGGCAGGCTCCAGCATTATGCCGGGCAAAGTCAATCCGGTAATCCCGGAAGTGGTCAATCAGGTAGCTTTTGCGGTTATCGGCAGCGATATAACGATCACCATGGCAGCCGAAGGTGGTCAGTTGCAGTTGAATGCTTTCGAGCCGATCATCGTGCGCTCTTTGTCTGAAAGCATCAGTCATCTTGGTGCGGCCTGCCGCCTTCTTGCAGAACGCTGCGTGGATGGCATTACCGCCAACCCCGAAATCATGGCGCGCCGTGTGGAAGAATCCATCGGTCTTGCCACAGCGCTTAATCCGCTGATCGGCTACTATGCTGCCACCAAGGTTGCGCAGGAAGCGCTTGCTACCGGGCAGACCGTGCCTGAGGTCGTGCTTGCGCAGGGGCATATGACCGCCGACGAATTGCAGCAGGCACTCAAGCCTGAACATCTCGCCAATCTGGTGGTTGAAACCTGA
- a CDS encoding FadR/GntR family transcriptional regulator, whose translation MIEWLANSSPVNRKSAAEIVFEDIRSAITTGRLIVGTRLPSEAQLAEKYSVSRPIVREALRSLQTLGLTQTRTGSGTYVLKTSPGPELSYGGYSARDLIEARPFIEVPAAGWAALRHTEEQLAKLIDLCDRMDKQTDPHKWVLLDTEFHSMIALASGNAMFGKIVADARVALSRQSELVNLMAGRREASNIEHRQIAEAIKAGSEEQARLAMQNHLGQVKLAVTTIIAKEKGSPE comes from the coding sequence GTGATTGAATGGTTGGCCAATAGCAGTCCGGTAAATCGGAAAAGTGCGGCTGAAATCGTGTTCGAGGATATCCGCTCTGCGATCACGACCGGACGGCTGATCGTTGGAACACGTCTGCCCTCCGAAGCCCAATTGGCCGAAAAATACAGTGTCAGCCGCCCCATCGTGCGCGAGGCGCTACGTTCTTTGCAAACACTTGGCCTCACCCAGACACGCACCGGTAGCGGCACTTATGTACTCAAAACCTCCCCTGGACCGGAACTGAGCTATGGCGGTTATTCCGCGCGCGATCTTATCGAAGCTCGCCCTTTCATCGAAGTGCCGGCAGCTGGCTGGGCAGCCCTACGCCATACGGAAGAGCAACTGGCCAAGCTGATCGATCTTTGCGACCGCATGGACAAGCAGACCGATCCGCATAAATGGGTGCTGCTCGATACCGAGTTTCACAGCATGATTGCTTTGGCGTCAGGCAATGCGATGTTTGGGAAGATCGTTGCAGATGCCCGCGTCGCACTTTCACGCCAATCGGAACTCGTCAATCTGATGGCCGGTCGGCGTGAGGCTTCCAATATCGAGCATCGCCAGATTGCCGAGGCTATCAAGGCTGGTTCTGAGGAACAGGCACGTCTTGCGATGCAGAACCATCTCGGACAAGTGAAGCTGGCCGTCACGACGATCATCGCCAAAGAAAAAGGCTCGCCGGAGTAA